In the genome of Ignavibacteriales bacterium, one region contains:
- a CDS encoding TonB-dependent receptor, with product MITTNKIFAIIIICLWFTVESLGQGILRGVITDSLSEKPLIGANVYLIGTSLGAAADMEGQYIVRAIPEGSYILKVSYIGYKPKEIPIQISNNSTTELNTSLSLDVIEGQEVVVTGQMMGQISAINQQRTSNTIINVVSEEKIKELADVNAAETIGRLPGVSILRSGGEANKIILRGLDSKFTNITIDGIKVPPTDATSRGVDLSMISQSSLAGIELYKALTPDKDGDALAGSVNLVTRKAPEVRKLRTDLKGGFNNLMHSANQYDFSFQYGERFFSNVLGVQLFGNLENRIRSNERINVDYGDSDTSRFDYHIENFLLEFTDEIRKREGFSIFLDFNTPDDGTIRFNNVYSKTNRNYFWSTRDYPTRGGGTFNGQTVYNHRDREQDLKTINSSIRGDNNLLGFGVSWGLSFAQSESEFPFDYGLLFVEPNGMGIAPEIKTNPAQLIPYAVNNFGNADLQWAYYRTQDNFDKERTAFIDISKDYEFGKLFSGQFKIGGKYKTKDRSNSRTEDFTPYYLGRWFTHERLPDGTFRPKDFTGTYFEDWWRGGGGTAFIADFLYNNSNSRDVYGSYALYPLIMQDRLRQWWDLNKYGVDPTGNELEVWENPLIRFDDYFVTERVSAAYLMNTLKIGQIFTLIAGLRVEREENDYASVYMTRRAQGFPPPNNVFADTTSSYSQNVLLPNFNLSFKPYEFMNLRIAVYKALSRPDFNMRIDRLTAGRPAESTSDFVVFVGNPNLKTAQAWNYEINTSFYGNEIGLISVSAYYKEIKDMYHMLNNFVSKAVRNEDGVLTDTLMRKFGINWPNLMGSTPYNLTFPYNSPEATKVWGFEFEHQINFHFLPGLLRNFVLTYNASLVRSETTLYGQETISYIDSIPIPHIVFTNILVTKKQRLEGMPDFYGNISLGYDIEGFSVRLSLFHKGKHIDSFDADGNNVRETLVFNRIDLAMKQKINDNLSFFLNINNLTNSEDGYTRVYKLWNSELFDQSEKYGLTADFGLTLEL from the coding sequence ATGATTACTACCAATAAAATCTTCGCAATTATTATTATCTGTCTTTGGTTTACAGTTGAAAGCCTTGGACAAGGAATACTTCGTGGAGTAATCACCGACTCTCTCTCAGAAAAACCCCTTATCGGAGCCAATGTTTATCTGATTGGAACCTCACTGGGTGCAGCTGCTGACATGGAAGGTCAGTACATTGTACGTGCTATCCCGGAAGGTTCATACATCTTAAAGGTATCTTACATTGGTTACAAGCCTAAAGAAATCCCTATACAAATAAGTAATAACTCAACCACTGAACTCAATACTTCACTTTCATTAGATGTGATTGAAGGGCAGGAGGTTGTCGTTACCGGTCAAATGATGGGACAAATTTCTGCAATAAATCAGCAACGAACATCCAACACAATTATCAATGTTGTTTCGGAAGAAAAAATAAAAGAATTGGCTGATGTTAATGCTGCAGAAACGATTGGTCGTTTACCAGGTGTTTCCATTTTGCGTTCTGGTGGTGAAGCAAATAAAATAATTCTCAGGGGGTTAGATTCTAAATTCACCAACATAACTATCGATGGTATTAAAGTGCCACCAACTGATGCGACTTCCAGGGGAGTTGATCTTAGTATGATATCGCAAAGTTCATTAGCAGGTATTGAATTATATAAAGCGCTTACACCTGATAAAGATGGTGATGCACTTGCCGGAAGTGTTAATCTCGTCACCAGAAAAGCACCGGAGGTGAGGAAGTTAAGGACAGATTTGAAAGGTGGCTTTAACAATCTCATGCACTCTGCTAATCAATATGATTTTTCATTTCAATATGGTGAAAGATTTTTTAGTAACGTTTTAGGAGTTCAGCTTTTTGGGAACTTGGAAAACAGAATCCGTAGCAACGAAAGGATCAATGTTGACTATGGTGATTCAGATACCTCAAGGTTTGACTATCATATAGAAAACTTCCTGCTTGAGTTTACAGATGAAATACGAAAAAGAGAAGGTTTCAGCATTTTTCTGGATTTTAATACTCCCGATGATGGAACAATAAGATTTAATAACGTTTATAGCAAAACCAACAGAAACTATTTTTGGTCAACAAGAGATTATCCTACCAGAGGGGGAGGAACTTTTAACGGTCAAACTGTTTATAATCATCGTGATAGAGAACAAGATTTGAAGACTATTAATAGTTCAATTCGGGGAGATAATAACCTCTTAGGATTTGGTGTAAGCTGGGGATTGTCATTTGCACAATCAGAATCTGAATTCCCCTTCGATTATGGGTTACTTTTTGTTGAGCCCAATGGAATGGGCATAGCTCCAGAAATAAAAACAAATCCCGCACAGTTAATTCCATATGCGGTCAATAATTTTGGAAATGCAGATTTACAATGGGCTTATTACCGAACTCAGGATAATTTTGATAAAGAAAGAACGGCGTTTATAGATATTTCAAAAGATTATGAATTTGGAAAATTATTCTCAGGTCAGTTTAAAATCGGTGGAAAGTACAAGACTAAAGACAGGTCCAACTCAAGGACTGAGGATTTTACGCCATACTATCTTGGACGGTGGTTTACGCATGAACGATTACCGGACGGAACTTTCAGACCAAAAGATTTTACCGGTACATACTTCGAAGATTGGTGGAGAGGTGGCGGTGGGACAGCTTTTATAGCTGACTTCTTGTATAACAATTCAAACTCCCGGGATGTATATGGTTCATACGCCTTATATCCACTTATCATGCAAGATAGACTAAGGCAATGGTGGGACCTAAATAAATACGGTGTTGATCCAACAGGTAACGAACTTGAAGTATGGGAAAATCCGCTTATACGGTTTGATGACTATTTTGTTACTGAGAGAGTATCCGCCGCTTATCTTATGAATACTCTGAAAATAGGACAGATCTTCACATTAATAGCGGGACTAAGAGTTGAACGGGAAGAAAACGATTATGCATCAGTATATATGACCAGACGTGCACAGGGATTTCCTCCTCCTAACAATGTATTTGCAGATACTACTTCTTCATACAGTCAAAACGTTCTACTCCCAAATTTTAATCTTTCTTTCAAGCCTTATGAATTTATGAATCTTCGTATCGCTGTTTACAAAGCACTTAGCAGACCTGATTTTAATATGAGAATTGACAGGTTAACTGCAGGAAGACCGGCTGAATCGACATCAGACTTTGTTGTGTTTGTTGGAAATCCTAACCTGAAAACTGCGCAAGCATGGAACTATGAGATTAATACTTCTTTCTACGGAAATGAAATTGGATTGATTTCAGTTTCAGCTTACTATAAAGAAATAAAAGATATGTATCATATGCTGAACAACTTTGTTTCAAAAGCAGTAAGAAATGAAGATGGAGTACTTACAGATACATTAATGAGGAAGTTTGGAATAAACTGGCCTAATCTAATGGGCAGTACACCTTATAATTTGACATTCCCATACAATTCACCGGAAGCGACAAAAGTTTGGGGATTTGAATTTGAACATCAAATAAATTTTCATTTTCTGCCGGGACTGCTTAGAAATTTTGTGTTGACTTACAATGCTTCTTTGGTTCGTTCTGAAACAACTTTGTACGGACAGGAAACAATTTCATATATAGATTCTATTCCAATCCCACACATAGTATTCACCAATATACTCGTTACTAAAAAGCAAAGATTAGAAGGTATGCCTGATTTTTATGGAAATATTTCTCTGGGATACGACATTGAAGGATTTTCCGTAAGACTATCGTTATTCCACAAAGGAAAACACATTGATTCATTTGATGCAGATGGAAACAATGTTCGGGAAACTCTCGTGTTTAACAGAATAGATCTGGCTATGAAACAAAAGATCAATGACAATTTATCTTTCTTCTTAAACATCAACAATCTCACAAATTCTGAAGATGGATATACAAGGGTTTACAAGCTTTGGAACAGTGAGCTTTTTGATCAAAGTGAAAAATATGGTTTAACAGCTGACTTTGGGCTTACTCTCGAATTATGA
- a CDS encoding alpha/beta hydrolase — MIKIIYFIFCFSTVAYCQLYITPEGYLRDSSFTTFSAFQKEVVNYPHIKIANADSINDISISRNLVYKKTVSRHLRFDLYRRDSVDQRQPAIILIHGGGWRSGDKSQNEPLAKVLASSGYISVSVEYRLSPEAGYPAAIHDLKSMVRFLRNHSSEFNIDSTRIGVIGFSSGGHLAAFLGSTNNNSKFEGVDDYLQHSSYVNAVVDVDGILDFTHPGESAKDQDVTKPSVGKLWLGFTFLENQKRWIEASPLNYIDKNMPPTLFLNSGIERFHAGRDDAIKILRALGTPVSVVTIGNCPHTFWIFEPWFEQSCFEILHFLDKIFQ; from the coding sequence ATGATAAAGATTATTTATTTCATTTTTTGTTTTAGTACTGTTGCATATTGTCAATTGTACATAACACCTGAAGGATATTTACGGGATTCATCATTCACAACATTTTCTGCATTTCAAAAGGAAGTTGTTAATTACCCACATATAAAAATTGCCAATGCTGATTCAATCAATGACATCAGTATTTCACGTAACCTCGTTTACAAAAAAACCGTTTCCCGACATTTGCGGTTCGACCTATACCGGAGAGATTCAGTAGATCAGAGACAACCGGCAATAATTTTAATTCACGGCGGTGGGTGGCGTTCAGGGGACAAAAGCCAGAATGAACCCTTAGCAAAGGTGTTAGCATCTTCAGGTTATATCTCTGTTTCAGTTGAGTACAGACTTTCACCAGAAGCTGGATATCCAGCCGCTATTCATGATCTGAAATCCATGGTAAGATTTTTAAGAAATCACAGTTCGGAATTTAATATTGATTCAACAAGAATAGGTGTTATCGGTTTTTCGTCTGGTGGTCATCTTGCAGCATTTCTGGGTTCGACGAATAATAATTCCAAATTTGAGGGGGTAGATGATTACTTACAGCATTCCAGTTATGTAAATGCAGTTGTTGATGTTGATGGAATTCTCGATTTCACTCATCCCGGGGAAAGTGCTAAGGATCAGGATGTAACAAAACCTTCTGTGGGAAAATTGTGGCTGGGTTTTACATTTTTGGAAAATCAAAAAAGATGGATAGAAGCATCTCCATTAAATTACATTGATAAGAATATGCCCCCGACTCTTTTTTTGAATAGTGGTATTGAAAGATTTCATGCCGGAAGAGATGACGCCATAAAAATATTAAGGGCTTTAGGAACTCCCGTATCAGTGGTTACAATTGGGAATTGTCCACATACATTTTGGATATTTGAGCCTTGGTTTGAGCAAAGCTGTTTTGAAATTTTACACTTTCTGGATAAGATATTTCAATAA
- a CDS encoding VOC family protein has product MIFEHFALNVTSPKEHATWYVKYCSMKIVKSLNDYPFTHFLSDESGRIILELYSNNSSTVPDYFELNPLQFHFAFECSGLDETKLKLLNAGATLVEEINLPDGSQVVMLRDPFGVPFQLCKRSDTFF; this is encoded by the coding sequence ATGATATTTGAACACTTTGCTTTAAATGTAACTTCACCTAAAGAACATGCAACGTGGTACGTTAAGTATTGCAGCATGAAAATAGTTAAATCTCTCAATGATTATCCCTTCACACATTTTTTATCTGATGAATCCGGAAGAATAATCTTAGAATTATATTCTAATAATTCCTCCACGGTTCCGGATTATTTTGAATTGAATCCCCTTCAGTTTCATTTTGCATTTGAATGTTCTGGTCTGGATGAGACAAAATTAAAACTATTAAACGCCGGGGCAACTTTAGTTGAAGAAATAAATCTTCCGGATGGTTCGCAAGTAGTAATGTTAAGGGATCCTTTTGGAGTTCCTTTCCAATTATGTAAACGCTCAGATACTTTTTTTTGA
- the pelA gene encoding pectate lyase — protein MGRRAFIVKFYLIPIICFSFIILVSGFTFSQTKKNSTDTISFNVEYFYDSAHHWYDIREEERVINPDSDQKRYDVNEIEKIADNILLFQKENGGWSKNYDMLAVLTNAQREAVEKSKGDINTTFDNGTTFSQVDYLARTYHVTGDKKYLDGFTTGINFILTAQYDNGGWPQFYPDTSGYRKYITFNDGAMLGIMKVLHNIVEKEYYYSFVDEELYSRVSEAYNRGIDCILKCQIFEDGKLTAWCQQHDNIDFSPRPARTFEPAAICNGESSEIVELLMKIKNPDREIIAAIQGAVKWFYESKISGIKVVTIEAPETEYLYHTSSDDRIVVPDESANPIWTRFYELGTHVPMFCKRTGEIVYSLDQVERERRTGYAWYIYQPQEILDSYPEWQMKWITEENILPK, from the coding sequence ATGGGACGAAGAGCTTTCATTGTTAAATTTTATTTAATTCCGATAATCTGTTTTTCTTTTATTATCCTCGTATCTGGATTTACTTTTTCCCAAACAAAAAAAAATTCGACCGATACTATAAGTTTCAATGTAGAATATTTTTATGACAGTGCTCATCACTGGTATGATATAAGAGAAGAAGAGCGTGTTATAAATCCGGACTCAGATCAGAAACGATATGATGTAAATGAAATAGAAAAAATAGCTGATAACATTTTACTATTTCAAAAAGAAAACGGCGGATGGTCTAAGAACTACGACATGCTTGCGGTTCTAACAAATGCCCAGAGAGAAGCTGTTGAGAAATCAAAAGGAGATATTAATACAACATTTGATAACGGAACGACATTCTCCCAGGTGGATTATCTTGCCCGGACCTATCATGTTACCGGTGATAAAAAATATTTAGATGGATTTACCACGGGAATTAATTTTATTCTTACTGCGCAATATGATAATGGAGGATGGCCTCAATTTTATCCCGACACAAGCGGCTACAGGAAATATATTACATTCAACGATGGGGCAATGTTGGGAATAATGAAAGTGCTTCATAACATTGTTGAAAAAGAATATTATTACTCATTCGTTGATGAAGAATTATACTCAAGAGTTTCAGAAGCATACAATAGAGGAATTGACTGTATACTGAAATGCCAGATTTTTGAAGATGGAAAGTTAACAGCATGGTGTCAGCAGCATGATAATATAGATTTCAGTCCAAGACCTGCGCGCACCTTTGAACCTGCTGCCATTTGTAATGGAGAAAGTTCGGAGATTGTAGAATTACTTATGAAAATAAAAAATCCTGACAGAGAAATAATAGCAGCAATTCAGGGTGCAGTAAAATGGTTTTATGAATCAAAAATATCAGGAATTAAAGTAGTAACGATTGAGGCACCGGAAACCGAATATCTTTATCATACCAGTTCGGATGACAGAATTGTAGTTCCAGATGAATCAGCCAATCCGATTTGGACAAGATTCTATGAACTGGGCACACACGTTCCGATGTTTTGTAAACGTACAGGAGAGATTGTTTATTCATTGGATCAGGTTGAAAGAGAAAGAAGAACCGGATATGCCTGGTATATTTATCAACCGCAGGAAATACTTGATTCCTATCCTGAATGGCAAATGAAATGGATCACTGAAGAAAATATTTTACCCAAGTGA
- a CDS encoding T9SS type A sorting domain-containing protein, whose product MRKFVFRAMTTLLFAFFLFANANAQLLVEDFNFTGLLTNNGWSVTSGGGTQSIETTAGLSYTGYPGSGVGNAAGVDNNGEDVNKQFATLTSGTVYYSSLLNVSNAVAGYFLHLGTGTSAFAARIFVQPSTTAGKINFGFSNSSTATYSTTDFDPSTTYLLIVKYEVSTTGNASMWIIPSGIPADETSAGTALLTATGSGQATISGIYLRQYNASQNITVDGIRAGTSWTDLFPVSGSPILSASPSSLSGFTYVVGSGPSSSQSYNLSGSDLDPASGNITVTGSTNYEVSTDDVSFSSSVNVAYTGGALSSTPIYVRLKSGLSYGLYNGENVTNSGGMATTQDVTCNGEVISSLPITENFNYTTGSNLTDNGWIAHSGAGNLPIMVNSSPLTYSGYVNSGLGKSVALTAPDTLSAEDDKRVFSNVTSGSVYASFMVNVSSVTDSSVYYLHFGEGNSTSLFFAKVFIKNNGSNFAFGVAKRNNSDAVFTASSYSLNTTYLLVVKYTFNSGTTTDDEVKLWVNPALNGTEPASDLTQTDGGTDANDISFLALRQGAFGPALSFGGLRVATTWLPAAPGGNFSVSYLIQAGWNLVSFPGIHPNSMDRDTLYRFRDPAADVFWFDGAMYVAENPLSVGKAYWMRHGAQRLYNWNGTVQSGVLYPQLSQATVVPFAGVAGWNLVGAYDYTAQVNDLTTSPSGLINGFPFSYSPGFGYQPASSLQPSYGYFVNMTGAGDIIFPPRPSAPPKLNNEEIFKSEWAKIIIKDAEGKQYTLYATNGNAQLEKFILPPKPPVGLFDVRFTTDKMVEDLSTEKTFELSGVEYPVTISVSGMNASIKDAVTGQYVNTQIMDGNQIVISNSAVNKLTISTDVVAPVEYQLAQNYPNPFNPSTTIKFSLAKDGFVTLKIYDAIGNEVSTLVNEQRQQGNYEIDFSALSLSSGVYFYKIQSGEFTATRKMLLLK is encoded by the coding sequence ATGAGGAAATTTGTTTTTCGTGCAATGACAACTTTACTTTTCGCGTTCTTTTTATTTGCTAATGCTAATGCTCAGTTACTTGTGGAAGATTTTAATTTTACAGGTTTACTGACAAACAATGGATGGAGTGTTACGAGCGGAGGCGGAACACAATCAATTGAAACCACAGCAGGTTTATCATACACCGGATATCCCGGCAGTGGCGTGGGAAATGCTGCAGGAGTTGACAATAACGGAGAAGATGTAAATAAACAATTTGCTACTCTGACTTCCGGTACTGTTTACTACTCTTCATTGCTTAATGTAAGTAATGCTGTTGCGGGCTACTTTCTACATCTTGGCACCGGAACTTCAGCTTTTGCAGCAAGAATATTTGTTCAGCCATCAACTACAGCTGGAAAAATTAATTTCGGATTTTCAAATTCAAGTACAGCAACATATTCAACAACAGATTTTGATCCTTCCACAACCTACTTATTAATAGTAAAGTATGAAGTATCAACCACAGGAAATGCAAGTATGTGGATAATTCCCTCAGGAATACCTGCAGATGAAACTTCAGCAGGAACTGCTTTACTAACCGCAACAGGATCGGGTCAGGCAACTATAAGTGGAATTTATCTCCGTCAATATAATGCGAGTCAAAATATAACCGTCGACGGAATCCGTGCAGGTACTTCCTGGACAGATTTATTTCCTGTTTCAGGATCACCAATCCTTTCAGCAAGTCCAAGCTCATTATCAGGATTTACATACGTTGTTGGTTCTGGACCTTCATCATCACAAAGTTATAACTTAAGCGGTTCTGATCTTGATCCTGCTTCAGGCAATATAACTGTAACCGGTTCAACAAACTATGAAGTTTCAACAGATGATGTTTCTTTCAGCAGCAGCGTAAACGTAGCATACACAGGCGGTGCGCTAAGTTCCACACCAATTTATGTAAGATTAAAATCAGGTTTGTCTTACGGTTTATACAACGGTGAGAATGTAACTAACTCTGGCGGTATGGCTACAACTCAAGATGTTACCTGCAACGGTGAAGTTATTTCTTCACTGCCAATAACTGAAAACTTTAATTACACAACTGGAAGTAATCTTACCGACAATGGTTGGATAGCACACAGCGGTGCTGGCAATCTTCCGATTATGGTCAATTCTTCTCCGCTCACTTATTCAGGTTATGTTAATTCAGGACTCGGAAAATCGGTCGCGCTAACTGCACCCGATACACTTTCGGCAGAAGATGATAAAAGAGTTTTCAGTAATGTAACAAGCGGAAGTGTGTATGCATCTTTTATGGTTAATGTTTCATCCGTCACTGATTCATCAGTTTATTACCTGCACTTCGGTGAAGGTAATTCAACAAGTCTGTTCTTTGCAAAAGTCTTTATTAAAAATAACGGTTCAAATTTTGCATTCGGTGTAGCGAAAAGAAATAACTCCGATGCAGTATTTACAGCATCATCTTATTCACTTAACACAACCTATTTGTTAGTTGTGAAATATACTTTCAATTCAGGTACTACAACTGATGATGAAGTTAAGCTATGGGTTAACCCTGCACTAAATGGAACTGAACCAGCCTCCGATCTTACACAAACTGACGGTGGTACAGATGCAAATGACATAAGTTTCCTCGCTCTGCGTCAGGGTGCCTTTGGACCGGCTTTATCTTTTGGCGGATTAAGAGTTGCCACAACCTGGCTGCCAGCAGCACCCGGTGGTAACTTCTCCGTGTCTTATTTAATTCAAGCCGGATGGAATCTTGTTTCATTCCCCGGTATTCATCCAAACAGTATGGATCGTGATACACTTTACAGATTCAGAGATCCTGCTGCAGATGTATTCTGGTTTGACGGAGCTATGTATGTTGCAGAAAATCCATTATCAGTTGGTAAAGCATACTGGATGAGACACGGTGCGCAGAGACTATACAACTGGAATGGTACTGTGCAGAGTGGAGTTTTATACCCACAACTTTCACAGGCTACTGTCGTTCCGTTTGCCGGAGTTGCTGGTTGGAATCTTGTTGGTGCATATGATTACACTGCACAGGTTAATGATCTGACAACCAGTCCTTCAGGATTGATAAATGGTTTCCCGTTCTCTTATAGTCCCGGATTTGGTTATCAGCCTGCTTCATCATTGCAGCCGAGTTATGGATATTTTGTTAATATGACCGGCGCCGGTGACATCATATTCCCTCCAAGACCTTCAGCACCTCCAAAACTAAATAACGAAGAGATATTTAAAAGTGAGTGGGCTAAGATCATCATCAAAGATGCTGAGGGAAAACAATATACTTTATACGCTACTAATGGAAACGCTCAGTTAGAAAAATTTATTCTTCCTCCAAAACCTCCTGTAGGATTGTTTGATGTCAGGTTCACAACTGATAAAATGGTTGAAGATCTTTCAACAGAAAAAACTTTTGAATTATCAGGCGTTGAATATCCTGTGACAATTAGTGTTTCAGGAATGAATGCTTCCATTAAAGATGCGGTGACCGGACAGTATGTAAACACTCAGATTATGGATGGCAACCAGATAGTTATAAGCAACAGTGCTGTAAATAAACTTACAATCAGTACTGATGTTGTAGCTCCTGTAGAGTATCAGCTTGCACAGAATTATCCAAATCCATTCAACCCAAGCACTACAATAAAATTCAGTCTGGCAAAAGATGGATTTGTAACATTAAAGATTTATGATGCAATCGGTAATGAAGTATCAACACTTGTAAACGAACAAAGACAACAAGGCAATTATGAAATTGACTTTAGTGCATTGTCTCTTTCAAGCGGTGTTTACTTTTATAAAATTCAGTCAGGCGAATTTACTGCCACAAGAAAAATGCTTCTGCTTAAGTAA